One Vidua chalybeata isolate OUT-0048 chromosome 13, bVidCha1 merged haplotype, whole genome shotgun sequence genomic window carries:
- the REC114 gene encoding meiotic recombination protein REC114 isoform X2 — MAAAGGGRGSQPGLASAPGSAGDTSLLGSATVWPLKRYGRFLPPKDGDHEGQNTSWKVFESNEESGPLVLTIVESGHFFISQGRTVLNECRMFRVQFGGSSREEMQEHCCSCVQKLSEYVPVQGAEEQSLSQDTQGMDTEHAPDEPLSDSCTSLGERRSVAQLAQSVLRQRPELPPACRHPAWSARELGPFIRLCLMDQHFPAFVEDVEKELHRLAQE, encoded by the exons ATGGCGGCAGCTGGCGGCGGTCGTGgctcccagcctgggctggcttCGGCGCCGGGAAGCGCCGGCGACACCTCCCTCCTCGGTAGCGCCACAGTGTGGCCCTTGAAGCGCTACGGTCGCTTCCTCCCCCCGAAGGACGGTGACCATGAGGGGCAGAACACCTCTTGGAAG GTGTTTGAATCAAATGAAGAATCAGGCCCTCTTGTTCTTACCATTGTGGAGTCTGGCCATTTCTTCATTTCCCAAGGACGAACAGTGCTG AACGAGTGCCGCATGTTCCGTGTGCAGTTCGGAGGGAGCTCCAGGGAGGAGATGCAggagcactgctgcagctgtgtccaGAAACTCAGCGAGTACGTCCCAGTGCAgggggctgaggagcagagcctCAGCCAGGACACCCAGGGCATGGACACTGAGCACGCA CCAGATGAGCCTCTCTCAGACTCCTGCACAAGCCTTGGAGAAAGAAGATCTGTAGCACAGCTTGCACag TCGGTGCTGCGGCAGCGGCCGGAGCTGCCCCCGGCGTGCCGGCACCCGGCCTGGAGTGCCCGGGAGCTGGGGCCCTTCATCCGCCTCTGCCTCATGGACCAGCACTTCCCCGCCTTCGTGGAGGACgtggagaaggagctgcacAGACTCGCCCAGGAATGA
- the REC114 gene encoding meiotic recombination protein REC114 isoform X1 — MAAAGGGRGSQPGLASAPGSAGDTSLLGSATVWPLKRYGRFLPPKDGDHEGQNTSWKVFESNEESGPLVLTIVESGHFFISQGRTVLEGFSLIDSHKWLKIVRRAECLLLRAEAKNECRMFRVQFGGSSREEMQEHCCSCVQKLSEYVPVQGAEEQSLSQDTQGMDTEHAPDEPLSDSCTSLGERRSVAQLAQSVLRQRPELPPACRHPAWSARELGPFIRLCLMDQHFPAFVEDVEKELHRLAQE, encoded by the exons ATGGCGGCAGCTGGCGGCGGTCGTGgctcccagcctgggctggcttCGGCGCCGGGAAGCGCCGGCGACACCTCCCTCCTCGGTAGCGCCACAGTGTGGCCCTTGAAGCGCTACGGTCGCTTCCTCCCCCCGAAGGACGGTGACCATGAGGGGCAGAACACCTCTTGGAAG GTGTTTGAATCAAATGAAGAATCAGGCCCTCTTGTTCTTACCATTGTGGAGTCTGGCCATTTCTTCATTTCCCAAGGACGAACAGTGCTG GAAGGCTTTTCCCTGATTGATTCCCACAAGTGGCTGAAGATAGTGAGGAGAGCAGAGTGCCTGCTGCTCCGGGCAGAGGCCAag AACGAGTGCCGCATGTTCCGTGTGCAGTTCGGAGGGAGCTCCAGGGAGGAGATGCAggagcactgctgcagctgtgtccaGAAACTCAGCGAGTACGTCCCAGTGCAgggggctgaggagcagagcctCAGCCAGGACACCCAGGGCATGGACACTGAGCACGCA CCAGATGAGCCTCTCTCAGACTCCTGCACAAGCCTTGGAGAAAGAAGATCTGTAGCACAGCTTGCACag TCGGTGCTGCGGCAGCGGCCGGAGCTGCCCCCGGCGTGCCGGCACCCGGCCTGGAGTGCCCGGGAGCTGGGGCCCTTCATCCGCCTCTGCCTCATGGACCAGCACTTCCCCGCCTTCGTGGAGGACgtggagaaggagctgcacAGACTCGCCCAGGAATGA